CGAGGGTTTAGTGGCTCTAACAATTCTCTGAGCTCTCTGGAGGCAACTATATCtagatcgatttattattcctATCAACGattctatgtatattatagCTTATCATTCGATACCGTTCtatgagagataaatagagagagagagtatattaTTCAGTAACGTATTTGTGTACAACTATATTTACGTATtcgtcgtatatatatacatatatatatatatatatatgtatgtatgtatgcatacaaaactattatatacgttataaattatatttcgatataattcgacaaaaatattatttcacacgtatttatgtgtatttatatattcattatatatatatatatacaagaatattttttctttgtatattataGGTTATGTCTCGATCTAGTTAAAcaagagaattattttaaacgtatttgattttataatatttagatattcgttgtaaacgaaaaaaaattttttctatacgtATGTTGCAggttatattttaaaagtatttacgcatacttatatatatatatatatatatatatatatatatatatatatatatatatatatgtttgtatatatgagaatattttttctttgtataatatattataggtTATGTTTGGATACAGTACAACGAgagaattattcttttaaacataattaaatctaCAGTATTTACGTATTCGTTGTGTACATccatatagaaaaatattttctatgtatattatagattatattttgaaatttaatggaaatattatttcaaaccTATTTTcgagtatatttatatattaattgcatgcatacacacacacacatatacagtGAGAGGATGGATTTAAAGTTTGTAGGTGTGAGTCAAAGATACGAAAACTTTTAgtctaaattttctttttcaggatTATCAAATTGAGAGATTAGCTAGTAAATCGAGAAATCCTAATCAAAGAAGCTTTCGCTTATCTCTGAACTTCTTTTATaccattctatatatatatatatataaaagagagaaacttgTTTTGTACGTGTTCGTTTGTTCACGAAACATTTTAAAGGAATAGAAATTCGTTTCTATCGACGTAataatgtttgtatatatacaatacattgtacaaatatatataacaatgtaCCTCCTACACGTAATATACtatttacatacgtaataCGAGAGAAGATTACTAGAGTTACTTGTTTGCCAATACGagtacaataatatatatacatacatacatacatacatacatgcacacacattGAATCTTTTAGGAAGAATGTATTAGTTCAgcttgttaataaattttgaatggattttttttaatttataattaaatatatatatatatatatatatatatatatatatatacgaattgaaaatgatgaagtgaaatattttatcagtGTTGCAGTCTCATCTTGGATAAACTATTCCTCGAAAAGGTGAAGATTTTTaacgaaagatgaaaaaaattaacgacgATGTCGTGCTgtgaaatgatttttatcggAATGACCTGTTGATGACGTTATGGGGTGGTTCGTCCTCGCttgtattttaatacttttcataTGCGGTaagttatcatttttattttcatcatcattattattattattattattattattattattattattattattattattattattattattattattattattgctattattattattattattgtttctttattcgaatagtaaataaatataataaatgatgtaTCGAATAATGATATGTAATCTGTATCGTATCCATTTACGAAAGtcgtagaaaattaattgatcaaCTGTCCTTTGCTTTTACGCGAGTACAAGTAAGTAGTtaagagatagaaggagagagaaagacagagagagagagagagagagagagagagagagagagagagagagagagagagagagagagagagagagagagacagacagtaaaaaaagaaaaagaaaatatatcaaagaagtaaaaaaagaagagttagTAGTGGCTATTACGTAGTCCTTTTACATGATCCTGTATGAGGAACAcgcatattaaatttaataatgttcttatgtaacattatatatgtatatatctttagaATATAGaatcctcctccctctctctctctctctctctctgccctctctctcccccctctccctcactctctctctctttctttttcatagccTTTTCCTTAAGCACTTTTCCTATTATGTTCCGTTCTGCTTCATACATTACATTCTATGCACATAACATGCTTTATTCCTATACCATGTGTGTATGATATGTgtggatgtgtgtgtgtgtgtgtatgaaagcTTATATTATAGTGATTTATGTGAACGATAATTTACATggtccccttttttctctccttaatAGAAAATCGAACCACACCACTCTgtctctattatttcttttttttttttttcttttttttttttctttttttccttatttgcTTGTTCCCCTGTGTTAGATGATTTTAGTAGgaccaaaaagaaaatcaatttaatttcaaataatttcaatagtgattatatattaaggataatgCGAATATAAggattgaaattatatattgtacaaatatGAAACATGTGCACGGAACGGATTAAACCATAGACAAATATTTGGCACTTACAGTCAGCACTGTGTATTTCTTGAataactgtttttttttttttttcatgcagATATTTACATAAGTACACACACAgaggtatataaataattcggtaaatataggtatgtaaataattcgttcgttcgtttatggTTTCAatgagatatatttatatttatatgtatatttgatatttatatatatatatatatatatatatatatatatgtatatatcatgaatttattcgattaattaacaatcTTAATCGTCATTCTCGTGTATAATGTTTGtggtaattatgataatattgttattgtggTGAACATTATTTGTATTCGATATGAggataaaataatcgatcgattacagtgggtcttctttttttccgaaaACGTTAACAAAGAAATTCGTGTTCCGTGCACTGGTGTTGATGTGTACAGTgagagaaattttatagaaatttattcgtaaataCATTGTTTAATGGTAaaacggagagaaaaagagagagagagagagagaaagagagaattatttaatgaattattcaaGTGATTTGAATATTTTGGTCGTTTAATCAAAATTGTAGGAATacgaagatttctttttttttctctcttttttctttttttttttttttttttttttttttttttttttttttttttcgttaattttatttcatattatttttatttatgtagatttattatatagatttattatttaaaggatatggatttatttaattatgaaaggaatacaatttaaaaaattcaatatttaatcgtttaaatgatatcttttgtattatgccatataaaaatttttaacaaatcaattaatatttgaaaatatattagatatatattaatagatatttcgaattgtttaatactataataagcattaataattttctatcataGTAGTAAGTTTGATATACGTAAAATACTTGTTTATTAACTCTCaattagattatattatctaaCGAAATCAATTATAACTTCAATTTTCGataactattttaatattcgaaactgataaaaatgatcgattattcgatcgtataaatgacgaattcatgaaaattaatcgataatcaaatcgatcgaaagataATTTCTATGAACTTCACTCActgtacaaaaagaaaagaaaaacaaatgaaaaataaaaaaaaaagaaaataaagatgaatCACAAATTAaagaagttaataaaaatgaaatattattttatttctgctgctgctgttgctgttgctgctatcgttgctgctgttgctgatgATACTACACTATATGGTACCGGTCTGATGTTACTGCTGATACTGGTCTGATGATGttatgatgataattatcatcatcatcatcatcatcatcatcatcatcatcatcatcatcatcatcataatcatcacaATCATCGCAACGATCATGATCATGATTATGATCATGATGATTTATGGTCACCGTCGCGTCGTCACGTGTGTACAGCGACGGGATTGCCGTTGCCACAGGGTGGTGGTGGGTTGGGTGCACATGGACAGCCGCAGGCCGGTTTGTCGAGCACCCCAGGTCCCGGCGTAATCGGTattggtggtggtgctggtggtggGCTTGGAATGGGCACGGTCGCCGGTGGTGCCGTCGTAGGGGTCAGTGGCATAGGTGGAGGAGCAGGTGGTGGTGCAGTTAggggtagtagtagtagtggttcAGTTGGTAGTGGTTCAACATTTGGAAGTTCAAGCTCCTCAGGATCTGCTACCGTCGTTGGAAGCGGTGTTGGTACTGGTATAGGAAGTGGTGTTACCGGTGGAAGCATTGGCGGTGGTGCCGGTGGTGGTGCAGCTGGTGGTGGAAGCGGGGGTTGGTCCACTGGACCATCGCGTCGGGGCCAGGGGTGGCGCGTCTGGCGCCGCGGCGACCCAACCCTTATGAATCTATGGAAATCTCAGGGTCCTTTAGGTAAATCTTTATATACGGTCTTAtagattagatttttattttatttattatcgattatagcgacaaatttattctttttatatatatatatatatatagatcttattattattatattatttcttatatattatatttatataatatagtaatataaaatgaaatctattatattaattatatatattatataattttatattatatatatatatatataaatttattataaattaataatatatcattaagtTTGATTATAGGGTttgttgtattttatttatttatttatttatttatttatttattcttatttttcttttttgtaggTTCATTGGAAAATTGTCCAATTAGaataaatcatatttgaattaaaaatttatttctatgttattgattatatttttttttcttttccttccactTTACTATTTAATTCACAATTAATCCAATAACCGATCTGATATTTGATCACACTAATGCTTgttatttaaagatataatagaaaatttatcaattactGAAAGTAGGAATTtccttatattaattatatctctctctctctctctctctctctctctctctctctctctttctataattattatataaataatagaaaatttctaaacTCGTGTATATAACATactcattcattttattttcgtataatgCGAAACAATATAAGATATTTCGTGATTTGTACACATTTATGTTAAATTGTAACATGTCTTTtgagattaatttttaaacgaacgaaaaaagaaaaagcaaaagaaaaaaaggaaaaagagagagagagagagggagagagagagagagagagagaagaaaaccaATTAACATTACTAACCAAACGTTTCAAGGCAATTTAActtaagagagaagaagatcaAATGAATaggatttaaaaatgtatttatccaCCTTCTTCGTTGTTAACAACGTTCGTAATAATACGGAATACGTCTAATATCGAAGCTCGTTTGCTCAGTTTTCTTCGGGTCGGTTGATTCGAAGCAAGTTTACGACTAAAAGGGACGAGTACGATAACTGTTCTGAAAGATTCATGAAAGTGTAAACAAGACGGGGTGCAGTTTAAGCAGAGGTAGAAGACCAGCTCCTCTTTCATTTGACTTCCAAATAGtaacgaaaaaatttttcgataagaattttaatgtgcaatctttaaaagaatttcattccaatttctatattcaataatattcgtATCATAAAGTggataaatcttttcttcgatttcgtaatatttcttgCAAATGACATTTACATATTTCCatattcctttatattttttttttcctccgcTTCTTAAGTTAGATAAtgtaaaagttataatattattttcatatttatattatatatataattatactatatgtgtgtgtatatatatatatatacataatttaattataaaataatttattaaagtatGATATTACTAAAGTTATAAATATAGCATAGtacatttgtaatatataatatatacatataatataaaatagtatatatgatataattattatcaggattattattattattattattattattctgttataatataaagattaaaagTGTACGACTGAATAATTGAACGGTACTATAGGGGATTAAACTAAATACTAACGTTTAAATTCTTCTTGTTCGGAAACAGATAGAGTCGTTTATGCTATCCAACATTGTCGAAACATGTCACACACAGTAATACGATTTAACGAGCCATGATGTGATCCGTGAAAGTACTTCATTCAatctttattactatcgttctAGTTCTAGTTAATGTTTTTGTGAGTCATATAACAACGTATAGACGTATATACCACAAGAGGGGGGCGGGGATAAACGgaacgataaattaaatttcttttttctcttttttatctctctcttttttttttttttttttttcctaaagtGATTGAaccttctacttcttttatttaattttcgtaTAAATCGTAAATTCTATTTATCAGATTTGTAAATCTTTTGTTAAAAACGGGAGAAAAGTTTTTTCTCATGGTACTTACGAAAATATGTTGGATGATTATAGAAGTCAAGGAAAATATTGtgtctataaaaatatatatatatatatatatttactaactCGGAAAAAAATTAGTACTCAGACTGCGAAAAGAAGGtacatatatagttatttttctttcttcttttactcgaGTACtatgtttacttttttcagagaaaatattaattgggAAAAAAATGGAACGCCGTGTACTTTTCATTTGGGTACTGAAACTTCGTATATAGTACGATTAAAactatttagaatttttaatatcctttGTTCGtacattattactatcataaaaaaaaaaaataaaaaaaaaaaaaaaataaaaaaaaaaaaaaataaaaaaaaaaaaaaaaaaaaaattcgtattcgcgaagttaaatatttaattttacttatttatatatttaatctaatttaatcttcacgttgatataatttattatatttaatatataatttatgatttatttttcctttctttctttttttttttttatttttttattttttagacaggaaaaaaaattaaattatcattgacaaatatatattacgttccgctaattattaatgaaattaccCTAGAAAGAGAATTACTTCATTAATATATGATCCAATTGATGAagttatttttacattacatatataattctttttataaaaaaaaaatatatttattaaaagaaaatatatatatatatatatatatatatatttaacaaacaaattctttaagaaaactttcttttaaatttatcttaataaacgagagaaaagatttgtcatggaaattattaattttcatccgAGGATTGATATttcacgttaaaaaaaaaaaaaaaaaaaaaaaaaaaaaaaaaaaaaaaaaaaaaaaaaatcgatatatttagaTAAGATGAAAAACACGAACGATGTTtactctttcattatttttcattttgtaagataaaaatatgaaagggGGAGAAGGTGGTGGTAGCACCGGGTTATATggctgaaagaaaaaaatacgataaaataaaataaaataaaataaaataacgaaggtaggatgaaattaaaattaaaaaatccaaagaaatataaatcacGGATAAGATAatcagaatgaaaaaaaaagagagagagagagagagagagagagagagagagagagtattatagaataaaaatgaatttaatataagagagagagtattatagaataaaaatgaatttaatataagaTCATATATGATCGGGGTTGTTAAACAGGCTCTTTAGGAAACGCCAAGGGTTACATCATCCTCGCACTTTTGATTGGCGTTATCTCAATGGTGATCGGTTGCTGGTTATCCGATAACTGTTGGTCACCTGAACCAGAAGGGGTGGTCACCCTCGCATAGCCTAGTGCCGATTTTCGTTCGTCTAGGCGATAACAACTACTACGACGCCTACCATCCTATACGATTCTCAACGAATCGAACGGTCAGCGTCCTTCGCAAcgacatcaacaacaacaacaacaattacaACAACTACAACTACAACAATTGTTACAACaattacaacaacaacaactattTCAACCTCAGCGAGTGGAAGAGCAACGTCGACAAATTGAACGATTATTTCAGCATCAAAGACGACCCTTGCTCGACATTAACGACAACGACACGCTTTTACGCGTATGATCGTCATGAATCATAGATCATAGATCATAGATCATAGATCATAGATCATTGTCAAaggtcatttttattaaacttctctttttctctttctttctctctctctctctctctctctctctctctctctctctctcatatctatctctgtttctgactctctctctctctctct
Above is a genomic segment from Vespa velutina chromosome 13, iVesVel2.1, whole genome shotgun sequence containing:
- the LOC124953950 gene encoding glycine-rich cell wall structural protein 1-like isoform X3, with protein sequence MGWFVLACILILFICATGLPLPQGGGGLGAHGQPQAGLSSTPGPGVIGIGGGAGGGLGMGTVAGGAVVGVSGIGGGAGGGAVRGSSSSGSVGSGSTFGSSSSSGSATVVGSGVGTGIGSGVTGGSIGGGAGGGAAGGGSGGWSTGPSRRGQGWRVWRRGDPTLMNLWKSQGPLEDIQCSLRIILR
- the LOC124953950 gene encoding glycine-rich protein 5-like isoform X1 → MGWFVLACILILFICATGLPLPQGGGGLGAHGQPQAGLSSTPGPGVIGIGGGAGGGLGMGTVAGGAVVGVSGIGGGAGGGAVRGSSSSGSVGSGSTFGSSSSSGSATVVGSGVGTGIGSGVTGGSIGGGAGGGAAGGGSGGWSTGPSRRGQGWRVWRRGDPTLMNLWKSQGPLGSLGNAKGYIILALLIGVISMVIGCWLSDNCWSPEPEGVVTLA
- the LOC124953950 gene encoding glycine-rich protein 5-like isoform X2: MGWFVLACILILFICATGLPLPQGGGGLGAHGQPQAGLSSTPGPGVIGIGGGAGGGLGMGTVAGGAVVGVSGIGGGAGGGAVRGSSSSGSVGSGSTFGSSSSSGSATVVGSGVGTGIGSGVTGGSIGGGAGGGAAGGGSGGWSTGPSRRGQGWRVWRRGDPTLMNLWKSQGPLGSLENCPIRINHI